The following proteins are co-located in the Cyanobacterium stanieri LEGE 03274 genome:
- a CDS encoding glycosyltransferase, translating to MRIALFTETFLPKVDGIVTRLKHTVEHLQKQGDEVLIFSPEGGLKEYKGAKINGIKGIPLPLYPELKLAIPNPSIRFALQRFKPDLVHVVNPAVLGVGGIYYAKKLDIPLVASYHTHLPQYLHHYNVGALEGLLWELLKLAHNQAQLNLCTSTAMVNELVNHGIERVDLWQRGVDTDSFHPSLVSKDMRDRLSEGNPDDPLLLYVGRVSAEKEIDKIKPVLESIPNARLAIVGNGPARAELEQFFAGTNTNFVGYLHGKELGEAYASADAFIFPSSTETLGLVLLEAMAAGCPVVAARKGGIPDIVTDGVNGYMFEPDDPQGAIAATQRLLAQKDEREALRQNARLEAEKWGWAAATRQLQNYYQGVLSSSDKDLLAA from the coding sequence ATGCGTATAGCCTTATTTACTGAAACATTTTTACCGAAAGTAGATGGTATTGTTACCCGTTTAAAACATACCGTTGAACATCTACAAAAACAAGGAGATGAGGTGTTGATTTTCTCTCCTGAAGGTGGATTGAAGGAGTATAAAGGAGCAAAAATTAATGGTATAAAAGGGATTCCTTTGCCTTTATATCCTGAATTAAAATTGGCTATTCCTAATCCTTCTATTCGTTTCGCATTACAAAGATTTAAGCCTGATTTAGTTCATGTAGTTAATCCTGCGGTGTTGGGGGTTGGGGGTATCTATTACGCCAAAAAATTAGATATTCCCCTAGTAGCTTCCTATCATACCCATTTACCGCAATATCTCCATCATTATAATGTGGGTGCTTTGGAAGGATTATTATGGGAGTTATTGAAGTTAGCCCATAATCAAGCCCAATTAAATTTGTGTACTTCCACGGCAATGGTTAATGAGTTGGTAAATCATGGTATTGAAAGGGTTGATTTGTGGCAAAGGGGCGTAGATACCGATTCATTTCACCCTAGTTTAGTATCTAAGGATATGCGCGATCGCCTTTCTGAAGGTAATCCTGATGATCCGCTGTTATTATATGTAGGTAGGGTATCGGCAGAAAAAGAAATTGACAAAATTAAACCTGTGTTAGAAAGTATCCCCAATGCAAGGTTGGCTATTGTGGGTAATGGCCCGGCTAGGGCGGAATTAGAGCAGTTTTTTGCGGGTACAAATACCAATTTTGTGGGCTATCTTCATGGTAAGGAGTTAGGAGAAGCCTATGCTTCCGCCGATGCTTTTATATTCCCTTCTTCCACCGAAACCCTCGGCTTAGTGTTACTCGAAGCCATGGCGGCTGGTTGCCCTGTGGTGGCCGCTAGAAAGGGCGGGATTCCTGATATTGTCACCGATGGGGTAAATGGTTATATGTTTGAACCTGATGATCCTCAAGGGGCGATCGCCGCTACCCAAAGATTATTAGCCCAAAAAGACGAAAGAGAAGCATTGAGGCAAAATGCTCGTTTAGAAGCCGAAAAATGGGGCTGGGCGGCTGCTACCCGTCAATTACAAAACTATTATCAAGGGGTGCTATCTTCCTCTGATAAAGATCTTTTAGCGGCTTAA
- a CDS encoding indolepyruvate ferredoxin oxidoreductase subunit alpha, protein MPHTIVTDVCEGIADCVSACPVACIHEGESKNVKGTDWYWIDFDTCIDCGICIQVCPVEGAILPEERPELQKMS, encoded by the coding sequence ATGCCCCATACCATTGTGACAGATGTTTGCGAAGGAATCGCAGACTGCGTTTCAGCTTGTCCAGTTGCTTGTATCCATGAGGGAGAGAGTAAGAATGTCAAAGGTACAGATTGGTATTGGATTGATTTTGATACCTGTATTGATTGTGGAATTTGTATTCAAGTTTGCCCTGTAGAGGGTGCTATCCTTCCTGAAGAGCGTCCTGAGTTACAAAAAATGTCTTAA
- the topA gene encoding type I DNA topoisomerase, with protein sequence MSTLVIVESPTKAKTIRNYLPKDFIVEASMGHIRDLPSSAEEIPAQYKQFDWARLGVNVENDFEPIYVIPKGKNKKVQELKKLLNGADELILATDEDREGESISWHLLQLLKPKVPIKRMVFHEITKEAIQKALSNCRDIDENLVHAQETRRILDRLVGYTLSPLLWKKIARGLSAGRVQSVAVRLLVQRERLRRAFNSASYWDLKALLNHEKIDFEAKLSTLAGQKLATGSDFDPDTGKLIKGKKVTVLDEQGAIALKDRLDGKPWTVTDTEEKPTTRKPYAPFTTSTLQQEANRKLGLGARDTMRIAQSLYENGYITYMRTDSVHLSDQAIAAARSCVEQMYGKEYLSSKPRQYKTKAKGAQEAHEAIRPAGNTFRIPKETGLKDRELALYDLIWKRTVASQMAEARLTQIAVNIQVEDAVFRSSGKRIDFPGFFRAYVEGSDDPEAALENQEVILPNLKQGDRPDCKELDVVNHQTQPPARYTEASLVKTLETEGVGRPSTYASIISTIIDRGYAQLRSKALIPTFTAFAVVSLLEQNFEELVDTKFTSKMEQSLDEIAAGQEQWIPYLKNFYLGDQGLQNQVKTRETEIDPSQAKAIALENLDVQVKIGRFGAYLEAQRGEDVVKSSIPEELTPSDLNPEQVEMLLKQKIEGPKVLGHHPESEKPIYLLIGSYGPYVQLGDTPEGRAKKPKTASFPKGTTLEDIDLDLALAYLSLPRTLGEHPDTGKPVKASLGRFGPYVVHDQGKDGKDYRSLKKEDDLLTISLERALELLAQPKRGRGRSAGSAKKPLRELGNHPDDDQPINIYDGPYGVYFKHGKTNVKLPEGETAESMSLDKALLLLKDKAPAKKKTTTRKKATTTKKKTTAKKTTTRKKKTEDG encoded by the coding sequence ATGTCAACCCTTGTCATCGTCGAGTCGCCAACCAAAGCAAAAACCATCCGTAACTATCTACCCAAGGATTTCATTGTTGAAGCATCCATGGGGCATATCCGAGATTTACCATCTTCGGCCGAGGAAATTCCTGCCCAGTATAAACAGTTTGATTGGGCAAGGTTGGGGGTAAATGTGGAAAATGATTTTGAGCCTATTTATGTAATTCCTAAGGGGAAAAATAAAAAGGTACAGGAGTTAAAAAAACTGTTGAATGGTGCCGATGAGTTGATTCTGGCGACGGATGAAGATAGGGAAGGGGAGAGTATTAGTTGGCATTTGTTACAGTTGCTCAAACCCAAAGTACCTATTAAACGCATGGTTTTCCATGAAATTACCAAGGAAGCGATTCAAAAGGCGTTATCTAATTGCCGAGATATTGATGAAAATTTGGTTCATGCCCAAGAAACTCGTCGTATTTTAGATCGGCTGGTGGGTTATACCCTTTCTCCTTTGTTGTGGAAAAAAATTGCCCGTGGTTTGTCGGCCGGAAGGGTGCAATCGGTGGCGGTGCGTCTTTTGGTGCAAAGGGAAAGGTTGAGAAGGGCTTTTAATAGTGCTTCCTATTGGGATTTGAAGGCTTTGTTAAACCATGAAAAAATTGACTTTGAGGCGAAATTAAGCACCTTGGCGGGGCAAAAACTGGCTACAGGAAGCGATTTTGATCCCGATACGGGTAAGTTGATTAAGGGAAAAAAAGTAACGGTTTTAGATGAGCAAGGGGCGATCGCCCTTAAGGACAGATTAGACGGCAAACCTTGGACGGTTACCGATACCGAGGAAAAACCCACCACCAGAAAACCCTACGCCCCTTTTACCACCTCCACCCTGCAACAGGAGGCTAACCGCAAACTAGGACTAGGGGCAAGGGATACCATGCGCATTGCCCAAAGCCTATATGAAAATGGCTACATTACCTATATGCGTACCGATTCGGTACATCTATCGGATCAGGCGATCGCCGCTGCCCGTAGCTGTGTAGAACAAATGTACGGCAAAGAATATTTAAGCTCTAAACCCCGACAGTATAAAACCAAAGCCAAAGGCGCTCAGGAAGCCCACGAAGCCATCCGCCCTGCGGGTAATACCTTTCGCATTCCCAAGGAAACTGGGTTAAAAGATCGAGAATTAGCGCTCTACGACCTGATCTGGAAACGTACCGTTGCTTCTCAAATGGCAGAAGCGAGATTGACCCAAATCGCCGTTAATATTCAGGTAGAAGATGCGGTTTTTCGTTCCTCGGGTAAAAGGATCGATTTCCCTGGTTTTTTCCGTGCCTATGTGGAAGGTTCAGACGATCCCGAAGCGGCGCTCGAAAACCAAGAGGTTATTTTGCCTAACTTAAAACAGGGCGATCGCCCCGACTGCAAAGAATTAGACGTAGTCAACCACCAAACCCAACCCCCCGCCCGTTATACCGAGGCATCCCTAGTCAAAACCCTCGAAACCGAAGGGGTAGGCCGTCCTAGTACCTACGCCAGTATTATCAGCACCATCATTGATCGAGGTTATGCCCAACTGCGCTCTAAAGCCCTCATACCCACCTTTACCGCCTTTGCCGTGGTTAGTTTGTTAGAACAAAACTTCGAGGAATTAGTGGATACCAAATTCACTTCAAAAATGGAGCAAAGCCTTGATGAAATTGCCGCCGGCCAAGAGCAGTGGATTCCCTACCTCAAAAACTTCTATCTAGGAGATCAAGGATTACAAAACCAAGTTAAAACAAGGGAAACAGAAATCGATCCTAGTCAGGCAAAGGCGATCGCCCTTGAAAACCTCGATGTACAGGTCAAAATAGGACGTTTCGGCGCTTACCTAGAAGCCCAAAGGGGAGAAGACGTAGTCAAATCCTCCATCCCCGAAGAACTCACCCCCTCCGATCTCAACCCCGAACAGGTGGAGATGTTGTTAAAACAAAAAATCGAAGGCCCCAAAGTCCTCGGACATCATCCCGAATCTGAAAAACCCATCTATCTGCTAATCGGTAGCTATGGCCCCTATGTGCAACTAGGAGACACCCCCGAAGGCAGAGCCAAAAAACCAAAAACCGCTTCTTTTCCCAAAGGCACAACCTTAGAAGACATCGATCTTGATTTAGCCTTGGCTTACCTTTCCTTACCCCGTACCCTCGGTGAACATCCCGACACGGGAAAACCCGTCAAAGCTAGTTTAGGTCGTTTTGGCCCCTATGTAGTCCATGATCAGGGTAAAGATGGTAAGGATTATCGTTCCCTAAAAAAAGAAGACGATCTGTTAACCATCTCCCTTGAAAGAGCTTTAGAACTTCTTGCCCAACCCAAAAGGGGCCGGGGACGCAGTGCAGGAAGTGCCAAGAAACCTTTACGGGAATTGGGTAATCATCCCGATGATGATCAACCCATCAATATCTATGATGGCCCTTATGGGGTATATTTCAAGCATGGTAAAACTAATGTTAAATTACCCGAAGGGGAAACCGCGGAGAGTATGAGTTTAGATAAGGCTTTGTTGTTGTTGAAAGATAAAGCCCCCGCTAAAAAGAAAACTACCACGAGGAAAAAGGCCACTACTACTAAAAAGAAGACCACCGCAAAAAAAACCACCACTCGTAAGAAAAAAACTGAGGATGGTTGA
- a CDS encoding phosphomannomutase/phosphoglucomutase yields MLKETWKKLQNGSDIRGVALEGIEGEKVNLTPEIIKILGKSFSQWLSQNLHKKPSQLTIAIGRDSRLSGETLSQSICHAISELGVTVYNFEMASTPAMFMSTIDTELNCDGAIMITASHLPFNRNGLKFFSKQGGLEKQNITDILTIAQENNFISTTPKGQIIDYDFMAKYANLFVVQIRKSVNHPEHFEYPLKDLKIIVDAGNGAGGFFAEKVLKPLGADITGSQFLEPDGTFPNHIPNPENQEAMNSICEAVVKNKADFGIIFDTDVDRSAAVDNTGKELNRNRLIALISTIILQEHPQSTIVTDSITSEGLTKFIEQNLGGKHHRFKRGYKNVINEAQRLNNENIESWLAIETSGHAALKENYFLDDGAYLVTKLLIKLAELKLENKSLSDLINNLEEPLESQEIRLTIKVDNFKEYGNDVIEKLKIFADQQDDWQIVPNNYEGVRIRCLSEQEKGWFLLRLSLHDPVIPINIESNVKGGLEKITTRLFTFLESFSALEK; encoded by the coding sequence ATGCTAAAAGAAACTTGGAAAAAACTACAAAATGGCTCGGATATAAGAGGAGTTGCCCTAGAAGGAATAGAAGGAGAAAAAGTTAATTTAACCCCAGAAATAATTAAAATTCTAGGAAAAAGTTTTAGTCAATGGCTAAGTCAAAATCTACACAAAAAACCATCACAATTAACCATTGCTATCGGTAGAGATAGTCGTTTATCAGGGGAAACTTTATCTCAAAGTATTTGCCATGCCATCAGTGAATTAGGGGTAACAGTATATAACTTTGAAATGGCTTCCACCCCAGCCATGTTTATGAGTACCATTGATACCGAATTAAACTGCGATGGCGCTATTATGATTACTGCTAGTCATCTTCCTTTTAATCGTAATGGGTTAAAGTTTTTCAGCAAACAAGGAGGTTTAGAAAAACAAAATATTACAGACATTTTAACCATAGCCCAAGAAAATAACTTTATTTCTACTACCCCAAAAGGCCAGATAATTGATTATGATTTTATGGCCAAATATGCAAACTTATTTGTTGTACAAATAAGAAAATCTGTTAATCATCCAGAACATTTTGAATACCCCCTCAAAGACTTAAAAATCATAGTTGATGCAGGAAACGGGGCAGGAGGATTTTTTGCCGAAAAAGTATTAAAACCCCTTGGGGCAGACATTACAGGAAGTCAATTTTTAGAACCTGATGGCACATTCCCTAATCATATTCCTAACCCTGAAAACCAAGAAGCCATGAATTCTATTTGTGAAGCAGTGGTTAAAAATAAAGCAGATTTTGGTATCATTTTCGATACTGATGTGGATAGAAGTGCCGCCGTTGATAACACAGGAAAAGAGTTAAATCGTAACCGTTTAATTGCTTTAATTTCAACCATTATTTTACAAGAGCATCCCCAATCTACCATAGTCACCGACTCTATTACATCAGAGGGTTTAACTAAATTTATTGAACAGAATTTAGGAGGCAAACACCATCGTTTTAAACGGGGTTATAAAAATGTGATAAATGAAGCTCAAAGGTTGAATAATGAAAACATAGAGTCATGGTTAGCCATTGAAACGTCTGGCCATGCGGCTTTGAAGGAAAATTATTTTCTTGATGATGGAGCTTATTTAGTTACTAAGTTATTAATAAAATTAGCAGAATTAAAGTTAGAAAATAAATCTTTAAGTGACTTAATTAACAATTTAGAAGAACCCTTAGAAAGTCAAGAAATTAGACTAACAATAAAAGTAGATAATTTTAAAGAATATGGCAATGATGTTATTGAAAAATTAAAAATATTTGCTGATCAACAAGATGACTGGCAAATTGTTCCCAATAATTATGAAGGGGTGAGAATTCGTTGTCTATCTGAACAGGAAAAAGGTTGGTTTTTGTTACGTTTATCCCTTCATGATCCCGTCATTCCTATTAATATTGAGTCGAATGTTAAAGGAGGATTAGAAAAGATTACTACTCGATTATTTACTTTCTTGGAATCATTTTCAGCTTTAGAAAAATAG
- the aspS gene encoding aspartate--tRNA ligase yields the protein MRTNYCGEVRREHIDKTITVCGWVDRRRDHGGVIFIDLRDRTGVVQIVSDPQRTPQSYQNADTLRNEYVVRITGTVSQRPPESLNPKLPTGEIEIYATEIEILNAVGKQLPFQVSTEEENLREDLRLKYRYLDLRRHRMTNNLTLRHQVVKAMRRFLEDQENFMEIETPVLTKSTPEGARDYLVPSRVNEGQWYALPQSPQLFKQLLMVSGFDRYYQIARCFRDEDLRADRQPEFTQLDMEMSFMSEDEIIELNEALICHIFKTVKNIDLPRPFPRLTYAQSMDKYGCDRPDTRFGLELVDVSDIMENSGFKVFSGAIKNGGIVKVLPIPQGNDKISNVRIKPGGDLFTEATIAGAKGIAYIRVRDNGEIDTIGAIKDNLSEEQKQELLTRTGAKPGHLLLFGAGDTPTVNKSLDRLRLIIGEQLGLIDEDKINLVWITEFPMVEWNADENRYEALHHPFTAPNPEDLDDLATARALAYDLVLNGIEIGGGSLRIYQREVQEKVFKTIGLSMEEAQEKFGFLLEAFEYGTPPHGGIAYGLDRLVMLLAKEDSIRDVIAFPKTQQASCLLTEAPSMVDNKQLKELHVASTFKPKS from the coding sequence ATGAGAACTAACTATTGTGGCGAAGTGCGCCGAGAACATATTGACAAGACTATCACCGTTTGCGGTTGGGTTGATCGTCGTCGGGATCATGGTGGTGTAATCTTTATTGACCTGCGCGATCGCACCGGGGTTGTGCAAATAGTCAGTGATCCTCAACGTACTCCCCAATCATACCAAAATGCTGATACTTTGCGTAACGAATATGTAGTTAGAATCACTGGCACCGTCAGCCAACGTCCTCCCGAATCCCTTAACCCCAAATTACCCACAGGGGAAATCGAAATCTATGCCACCGAAATCGAGATATTAAACGCCGTTGGTAAGCAATTGCCCTTCCAAGTGTCCACCGAAGAAGAAAATCTTAGGGAAGATTTAAGGCTTAAATATCGTTACCTGGATTTGAGAAGACATCGGATGACCAACAACTTAACCCTACGTCATCAGGTAGTAAAAGCCATGCGCCGATTCCTCGAAGATCAAGAAAACTTTATGGAAATCGAAACCCCCGTCTTAACCAAATCCACCCCCGAAGGGGCGAGGGATTATCTAGTACCTTCTCGGGTAAACGAAGGACAATGGTATGCCCTGCCCCAGTCTCCCCAGTTGTTTAAACAATTGTTGATGGTGTCAGGATTTGACCGTTATTATCAAATTGCCCGTTGTTTCCGTGATGAGGATTTGAGAGCCGATAGACAGCCCGAATTTACTCAGTTGGATATGGAAATGAGTTTTATGAGTGAAGACGAGATAATTGAGCTTAACGAGGCTTTAATCTGTCATATCTTCAAAACTGTCAAAAATATTGATTTACCACGCCCCTTCCCCCGTCTAACCTACGCGCAGTCAATGGATAAGTATGGGTGCGATCGCCCCGATACCCGTTTTGGATTAGAATTAGTAGATGTTTCCGACATCATGGAAAATTCAGGATTCAAAGTATTTTCAGGGGCAATTAAAAACGGCGGTATCGTCAAAGTATTACCCATCCCCCAAGGCAACGACAAAATATCCAACGTCAGAATTAAACCGGGTGGAGACTTATTCACCGAAGCCACCATCGCAGGGGCAAAAGGTATCGCCTACATTCGAGTTAGGGATAACGGCGAAATCGACACCATTGGTGCTATCAAAGATAACTTGAGTGAAGAGCAAAAACAAGAATTACTCACCCGCACAGGGGCAAAACCGGGGCATCTTCTCCTCTTTGGCGCGGGAGATACTCCCACGGTCAATAAATCCCTAGATCGTTTACGCTTAATAATAGGAGAGCAATTGGGCTTAATTGATGAGGATAAAATTAACCTCGTTTGGATTACCGAATTTCCCATGGTGGAATGGAATGCGGACGAAAACCGTTACGAAGCCTTACACCATCCCTTTACTGCCCCTAACCCCGAAGATTTGGACGACTTAGCCACCGCTAGGGCTTTAGCCTATGACTTAGTCTTAAACGGCATTGAAATCGGCGGGGGTAGTCTGAGGATTTATCAACGAGAAGTACAGGAGAAGGTATTTAAAACCATTGGTTTATCGATGGAAGAAGCCCAAGAAAAATTCGGTTTTCTCCTCGAAGCCTTTGAATATGGTACACCTCCCCATGGTGGTATTGCCTACGGTTTAGATCGTTTGGTAATGTTATTGGCAAAAGAGGATTCTATCCGGGATGTTATCGCTTTCCCCAAAACTCAACAAGCTAGTTGTTTGTTAACTGAAGCACCTTCGATGGTTGATAATAAGCAACTAAAAGAATTACACGTTGCTTCTACTTTTAAGCCTAAATCTTAA
- a CDS encoding adenine phosphoribosyltransferase, which yields MDLKALIRDIPDFPKPGIMFRDITTLLRDSQGLTHVVDQLTNQCHNLDDKPEYIVGIESRGFIFAPTLAYQLGVGFIPVRKKGKLPAQVHSIEYNLEYGTDTLEVHQDAVHEGAKVMIVDDVIATGGTAKATADLLTRIGCDVVSFGFIVELKGLNGRSLLPDVPMVTLVEYD from the coding sequence ATGGATTTAAAGGCACTCATTAGAGACATACCCGATTTCCCTAAACCAGGTATTATGTTTCGTGATATTACTACTCTTTTAAGAGATTCTCAAGGATTAACCCATGTGGTTGATCAATTAACTAATCAATGTCACAATCTTGATGATAAACCAGAATATATTGTAGGAATTGAATCAAGGGGGTTTATTTTTGCCCCGACTTTAGCTTACCAGTTAGGAGTAGGTTTTATTCCTGTGCGCAAAAAAGGTAAGTTACCTGCTCAGGTGCATTCCATCGAGTATAACTTAGAGTATGGCACAGATACCCTCGAAGTGCATCAAGATGCTGTCCATGAGGGGGCTAAAGTGATGATTGTTGATGATGTCATTGCCACTGGTGGCACGGCTAAGGCGACGGCGGATTTATTAACTCGCATTGGTTGTGATGTGGTTAGTTTCGGTTTTATTGTGGAGTTGAAGGGTTTGAATGGCCGTAGTTTGTTGCCTGATGTACCTATGGTTACTTTGGTTGAATATGATTAA
- a CDS encoding E3 ubiquitin ligase family protein gives MGIFGFILVAIALILFFVKQAQAKSHGSLLSARLTDINELHTTCDAITQEIGGGNWRDYVKLWGKISVDEPLISEIRQEPCVYYRMLVQREYEEKVRSQDSEGKTIEKTVRKSETITQNQRSTPFILEDKTGTITINPQGAKFDTIKIVDEFRTEQPAGGMLQFGNFSFLIRNDSYNTHTLGYRYQEFILPINREVLILGNASDETGELRITKPTNNEPFLVSLKTEEELNSDYENNQNLLQYGMIGCFILGIILILFDIIS, from the coding sequence ATGGGTATTTTTGGATTTATTTTAGTGGCGATCGCCCTTATCTTATTTTTTGTCAAACAGGCACAAGCAAAAAGCCATGGAAGCCTACTCTCTGCAAGATTAACAGACATCAACGAATTACACACTACCTGTGACGCTATTACCCAAGAGATTGGGGGGGGTAATTGGCGTGATTATGTGAAACTGTGGGGAAAAATTAGCGTCGATGAGCCTTTAATATCGGAAATCAGACAAGAGCCATGTGTTTATTATCGTATGCTAGTACAACGGGAGTATGAAGAAAAAGTGCGATCGCAAGATAGCGAAGGAAAAACCATCGAAAAAACCGTCAGAAAATCTGAAACCATCACTCAAAACCAGCGCTCAACCCCATTCATTTTAGAAGATAAAACAGGCACAATTACCATCAATCCTCAAGGTGCAAAATTTGACACCATCAAAATAGTAGATGAATTTAGAACAGAACAACCAGCGGGGGGAATGCTTCAATTTGGTAATTTTTCTTTCTTAATTAGAAATGATAGTTATAACACCCATACTCTCGGTTATCGTTACCAAGAGTTCATTTTACCCATTAATCGAGAAGTATTAATTTTGGGGAATGCCAGTGATGAAACAGGGGAATTAAGAATAACAAAACCGACCAATAATGAACCTTTTTTAGTTTCTTTAAAAACAGAAGAAGAACTTAATTCAGATTATGAAAACAATCAAAATTTACTTCAATATGGAATGATTGGTTGTTTTATTTTAGGAATAATCTTAATATTATTCGATATTATTTCCTAA
- a CDS encoding pre-16S rRNA-processing nuclease YqgF — protein sequence MMIIGFDPGRDKCGLAVVDNYKEILFRSVVDSSRAIAFIQDLIAKYSPSLLVMGNQTTSKQWKTQLEDNINLSIVLVDEKNSSLEAKERYWVFNPPRGLGKLIPLGLRIPPEPIDDIVAVILIERYWQTQNP from the coding sequence ATGATGATTATTGGTTTTGATCCGGGTAGGGATAAATGTGGTTTAGCGGTGGTGGACAACTATAAGGAAATCTTATTTAGATCTGTGGTGGATTCCTCAAGGGCGATCGCCTTTATCCAAGATTTAATCGCAAAATATAGCCCTTCACTGCTGGTAATGGGTAATCAAACCACCTCTAAGCAATGGAAGACACAGTTAGAAGATAATATAAACCTATCAATTGTCCTCGTGGACGAAAAAAATAGTTCCCTAGAAGCAAAAGAAAGATATTGGGTATTTAATCCCCCTCGAGGGTTAGGAAAGTTAATTCCTCTGGGTTTAAGAATACCTCCTGAACCTATCGACGATATTGTAGCAGTGATTTTGATTGAGAGATATTGGCAGACGCAAAATCCTTAG
- a CDS encoding Uma2 family endonuclease → MVQSLGKTYSFDEYLTFSDGTDSKYELVNGELILMPTAIGFHALILHFIFKLFEKEIERLKLDFKVMPGTVGVRTAENKSRIPDLTILSSQQCQEIRQMKTAVLNSAPILAVEIVSANNKQDDYRYKRSEYAVREIPEYWIIDPELERVSILILIDGFYEVTEYQKNDLIKSTLFPELTVKAQDFFAL, encoded by the coding sequence ATGGTTCAATCTTTAGGAAAAACCTACTCCTTTGATGAGTATTTAACTTTTAGCGATGGTACAGATAGCAAGTATGAATTAGTTAATGGAGAATTGATTTTAATGCCTACTGCTATTGGTTTTCATGCTTTGATTTTGCATTTTATTTTTAAATTATTTGAAAAAGAAATAGAGCGACTAAAATTAGATTTTAAAGTAATGCCAGGCACAGTGGGAGTTAGAACAGCGGAAAATAAATCAAGAATTCCAGACTTAACTATTTTATCATCTCAACAATGTCAAGAAATTCGTCAAATGAAAACGGCAGTTTTAAACAGCGCACCTATCTTAGCAGTGGAAATTGTTAGTGCCAATAATAAACAAGATGATTACCGTTACAAACGTTCGGAATATGCCGTTAGGGAAATCCCTGAATATTGGATTATTGATCCAGAATTAGAAAGGGTTTCTATTTTAATATTAATAGACGGTTTTTATGAGGTAACAGAATATCAAAAAAATGATCTCATTAAATCGACCTTATTTCCCGAGTTAACTGTTAAAGCTCAGGATTTTTTTGCCCTATAA